From Coccinella septempunctata chromosome 4, icCocSept1.1, whole genome shotgun sequence, a single genomic window includes:
- the LOC123311651 gene encoding uncharacterized protein LOC123311651: MRDVTLPEGYILISLDVVSLFTNIPLDLILEILRKNWDLIKPHTTLSRESFIEIIEFIFNNAYFVFDGEFYEQIFGTPMGSPLSAILATIILDYLLDMILPTIWFHIPFFYKFVDDLFCAIPADKTAFILDTFNGFNANLKFTMEVERDNSLPFLDTRVIRSENNRILLDWYQKPTASGRFINFHSQHPYNQKINMIKELKNRVCYISDESLLKKNLRRLFEIFQNNGYPKNTLNRLIHNRESRLTTTTEQTNSFKFMRIPFVKDLTPNLIGVLNKFENIKLAKYNLTKVGDLFSRTKERTPIELCTNAVFKISCQHCDGCYVGQTQQWLKQRITQHRSDCRIGKNSCALVRHCQETGHSFAFGFDDIRVLETDSNYRNRLFLEMLQIGKQQNAVNFKSDTDRMSAIYSDLLNIL; this comes from the coding sequence ATGAGGGATGTAACCCTGCCAGAAGGATATATCCTGATTTCACTGGACGTAGTATCTCTTTTTACGAATATCCCGTTGGATCTCATATTAGAAATTCTGCGAAAAAACTGGGATCTAATAAAACCCCACACTACCTTAAGCAGGGAGAGCTTCATTGAGATCATTGAGTTCATATTCAACAACGCATACTTTGTCTTTGACGGTGAATTTTATGAGCAAATATTCGGCACACCAATGGGGTCACCGTTGAGCGCCATTTTGGCAACCATCATCTTAGACTATCTATTAGACATGATTTTACCAACAATTTGGTTCCACATACCCTTCTTTTACAAGTTTGTTGACGATCTGTTTTGTGCAATTCCAGCGGATAAAACAGCATTCATTTTGGATACATTCAACGGATTTAACGCAAATTTGAAATTCACTATGGAAGTTGAAAGGGATAACAGCCTACCTTTCTTAGATACTCGAGTAATTAGGAGTGAAAATAATAGGATTCTTCTGGATTGGTACCAGAAGCCCACTGCATCGGGCAGATTCATAAATTTTCACTCCCAGCACCCttataatcaaaaaataaacatgattaaagaattaaaaaataGAGTATGCTATATCTCAGATGAATCATTGCTGAAAAAGAACCTACGTAGGTTGTTTGAGATTTTTCAGAATAACGGTTACCCTAAAAATACCCTTAACAGATTGATACACAATAGGGAATCAAGGTTGACAACAACAACTGAACAAACAAACAGTTTTAAATTCATGAGGATTCCATTCGTTAAAGATTTGACACCCAACCTTATAGGAGTTTTGAACAAATTTGAAAACATCAAACTCGCCAAATATAATTTGACGAAGGTAGGTGACCTGTTCTCGAGGACCAAGGAAAGGACACCAATAGAATTATGCACTAATGCAGTATTTAAGATCTCATGTCAACATTGTGATGGTTGTTACGTGGGCCAAACGCAACAATGGTTGAAACAAAGAATCACTCAACATAGAAGTGATTGCCGTATTGGAAAGAACTCGTGTGCTTTAGTTAGACACTGCCAAGAAACTGGGCACAGTTTTGCTTTCGGGTTTGATGATATCAGAGTGTTGGAGACAGATTCGAATTACAGAAATAGGTTATTCCTCGAAATGTTACAGATTGGCAAGCAGCAAAATGCAGTGAACTTTAAATCGGACACGGACCGTATGAGTGCGATTTATAGTGacctcttgaatattttatag